GGAACTCGTTCTGCCAGCAATCTGGCGGGCGATTCGCCAAATCGGCGGAGAAGAGTTGGTCAGGCAGGTCGTCGATCGAGTCAGCCGAGATCTGGCGAATCATTACCTGCGGCGTATCACCGGAGAAAAACCCGAAGATCGCCTCCGTCAACTTGTCAGCATCCTCCATGAAGAGGGCGTGCTGGCAGAAGTGCAGGAGGAAGACGGAAAAATTTATCTTCGACAGCGCAGTTGCCCCTATATAATCATGTTTGAAGAAAATCGAACGGCCTGTCTGCTGGACCAGGAGATCATCTCGGAAGTCCTGGGCGCACCCATTCGTCAGGTGGCATGCCGCCACGATGGGGCACCGTGTTGCGTGTTTGAGGTGGAAAAAAACTGGGCGCAAAAGGAGCGCCACACCGCTTCCCAGTGAACGTTGCAACTGATGCTCTCGCCGCCCTTGTAAACCACTGTGTTCAAACGTTCCCCCCGTCATAAGCCCGCATCGGACGCGAATCACCAGAAATCTTCTTCAGAGCACCGGCCTGGCGTAGTGGACCGGCAACCCTCTCAGACCAGACGAAACCGCGTTCGGTGGCGATCCGTCATCCTCGGGGCAGTGCTGCTCGTCATCGTGGCCGGAGCGGGATGGGTCTTTCTCGACTGGTGGATCGTGGTCCCGGAATCCGTCCAGGCCACCTACGTGGGGCGGCAAAGCTGCTGGAAATGCCACGAGCGGGAATGCACGCTCTGGGAAGGCTCCGATCACGACCTGGCCATGGACCACGCCACGGAGAAAACGGTCCTCGGCGATTTCAATAACGCGACCTTTACCCATATCGCGTTCAGCGACCTGCACAAATTTTCGGATGACGAACTGCGCGCCATTCTTGCAAGAGTGGACGACAAGACGCTCGCCATCGCGCTTCAGCCTTACGAAGCCCATCACACGGCGGAGTCTTTTGCGCCGTATATTCCTCCTTCCGGCGAAGCATCCCGCAAGAAAATCCTCGCCGTGCTGGAACCCGCGCGAGCCAAGAAAATCGAAGAGCTTGTCCAGTGGTACCGCAGCTTTGCCCGTCCCTGCGATATCACGACCGCCCACCGCGCCCTCGGTGACGCAGCACGGGACCTCATACAGGCTGGCATTGTTCAGGCCCCGTGGGCTGTGACCAGTCAGTTTTTCCGCCGCGATGGCAAATATTATGTGGTCACTGACGATCGGGAGGGAAAGCTGCGGGAATTCCAGGTGGACTATGTTTTCGGCGTTTATCCGCTTCAGCAGTACCTGGTCACGTTTCCTGATGGCCGTGTGCAATGCCTGCCCCTTGCCTGGGATGTCAAATCGCGGCGGTGGTTTCACCTTTATCCCAGCGACCCCGTGCCGTCGCAGGATCCGCTCCACTGGACGCGATCGCTCCAGAATTGGAATTACATGTGTGCGGAATGCCACACCACCAATCTTCAGAAAAACTACGATCCCGACACCAACACTTATCGCACCACCTGGTCGGAGATCGATGTGAGTTGCGAGACCTGCCACGGACCGGCCAGCGTCCACGTGCAGTTGGCCGAGTCCTGGAGTCTGTTCTGGGATCGCAAACGCGGCACCGGCCTGGCCGATCTGTCCCCCAAAGGATGCGACAATACGACCCTGGTGGATAGTTGTGCACCGTGCCATGCGCGAAGACGACCGGTGGCCGCCAATTTCCAGCCGGGAAAGCCCTTTCTGGATTATTACGTGCCCGAATTCCTGGATGGAAATCTGTACTACGCGGATGGCCAAATCCTCGATGAAGATTACGAGTACGGGTCGTTCACCCAAAGCCTCATGTACAGAAAGGGCGTGAGATGTACGGATTGTCATGATGCCCACACCGGCCGCATCAAATTCGCCGAAAAGGTGCCCCCTGGCGAAATCCGCCAGCCCTACGTGGACAATCGGCTGTGCGGTCAGTGCCATCTGCCCAGCAAGTACGACACGCCCCAGCATCACCACCATCCCGACATCACAAAGCCGGGAAGTCGGTGCGTGGACTGCCATATGCCGGAAACGACATACATGGTCGTGGATGCCCGCCGGGACCACAGCCTGCGGGTTCCCCGACCCGACCTCACCGTCACGCTGGGAATCCCCAACGCTTGCAACATCTGCCATCAGGATCCGGAAAAGGGGGAAACGCCCCAATGGGCGGCAGAATGGATCGAAAAATGGTACGGCCCGCGGAAAGACCCTGGGCATTTTGCCTATGCGTTCGACCGGGGTCGGAAACGTGATCCCAGCGCGATTATGGATCTGCTTGCCATAACGCGCCGCCAGGACCTCTCGGGAATGGTGCGAGCCAGCGCCGTTCTGCTCCTGGGAAATTACAGTCAGGATATCGTCCGCGGCGCCATCATGAGCGCGGCAAGCGACGCA
This is a stretch of genomic DNA from Thermogutta terrifontis. It encodes these proteins:
- a CDS encoding helix-turn-helix transcriptional regulator, encoding MWHTSHLEKVNISPASMRVIKLLVGNSPKSVADLIREMKVTRTAVTEQLNELVAAGLVERQMQRLPGRGRPRHVYSATPAALALLFARNQELVLPAIWRAIRQIGGEELVRQVVDRVSRDLANHYLRRITGEKPEDRLRQLVSILHEEGVLAEVQEEDGKIYLRQRSCPYIIMFEENRTACLLDQEIISEVLGAPIRQVACRHDGAPCCVFEVEKNWAQKERHTASQ
- a CDS encoding tetratricopeptide repeat protein, coding for MDRQPSQTRRNRVRWRSVILGAVLLVIVAGAGWVFLDWWIVVPESVQATYVGRQSCWKCHERECTLWEGSDHDLAMDHATEKTVLGDFNNATFTHIAFSDLHKFSDDELRAILARVDDKTLAIALQPYEAHHTAESFAPYIPPSGEASRKKILAVLEPARAKKIEELVQWYRSFARPCDITTAHRALGDAARDLIQAGIVQAPWAVTSQFFRRDGKYYVVTDDREGKLREFQVDYVFGVYPLQQYLVTFPDGRVQCLPLAWDVKSRRWFHLYPSDPVPSQDPLHWTRSLQNWNYMCAECHTTNLQKNYDPDTNTYRTTWSEIDVSCETCHGPASVHVQLAESWSLFWDRKRGTGLADLSPKGCDNTTLVDSCAPCHARRRPVAANFQPGKPFLDYYVPEFLDGNLYYADGQILDEDYEYGSFTQSLMYRKGVRCTDCHDAHTGRIKFAEKVPPGEIRQPYVDNRLCGQCHLPSKYDTPQHHHHPDITKPGSRCVDCHMPETTYMVVDARRDHSLRVPRPDLTVTLGIPNACNICHQDPEKGETPQWAAEWIEKWYGPRKDPGHFAYAFDRGRKRDPSAIMDLLAITRRQDLSGMVRASAVLLLGNYSQDIVRGAIMSAASDADPLVRLAAARALQQLTITREDFPRVQHLLRDPLRSVRVESVPWAINLSRDIFSAAVATAFDRAVQEYRMSQQIVGDQPGAHMNLALLAEAFGNPQEQEREYLTALRIDPDFLPARNNLAMFYARLGEFEKAEHHYREALRIAPDFVPARDNLARLYYQMGRLEDAEKEFRIILEKFPDRGDIHYSLGLLLAEQPGRMLDATAELLEAARLLPTEPRVLYNAGLALQKIGKLEQAEEYLARAYRLGTPTPDLLQAYALCLVELKRCAAARSIAEELRQRYPSPEADVFYRQIVDRCSHLQ